In a genomic window of Virgibacillus sp. SK37:
- a CDS encoding glycosyltransferase: MKKWLFTASFIGLLIFVGVSFYFEIISFRGILLFITGLFIVLLLYYSVLALAGLYYRSKRKSNVSTLEYYPSVDILIPAHNEGIVLEQTLEAMVRIRYPGRLTIYVLNDNSSDDTADIADDFEQTYQRVRHIRVPAGEPKGKSRVLNHGLEISDGTYFCVYDADNQPEPDALIQLVEMAENYPNAGGAVGHVRTMNEEKNLLTRMISIEFQVFQLLMQAGRWQLFKTGSLTGTNMLVKRSVIEDLGGYDPYAIAEDAELTLRITRQGMFLPIVPHSITWEQEPETMPVYIKQRTRWLLGNLYIVEKTLLEPGYFKGKLLVHSLHQLMVYVIFWIFLVISYIWFVLGVFGYFHVIITIPLMVIWYIAYVVYTIQLLSAQSAENTFTPQNILVSFIMYFTYAQLFSYLFVKSTFMYMKAKREKRVIGWDKTTRFK, from the coding sequence ATGAAAAAATGGCTATTTACAGCTTCTTTTATTGGGCTTCTTATATTTGTAGGAGTAAGCTTTTATTTCGAAATCATTTCCTTTCGTGGCATTTTATTATTTATTACTGGTTTATTTATTGTCCTATTACTCTATTATTCGGTACTTGCTCTAGCCGGATTATATTACCGTTCAAAACGAAAGAGTAATGTGTCAACCCTGGAATACTATCCGAGTGTTGACATATTGATTCCAGCACATAATGAAGGAATTGTATTGGAGCAGACCTTGGAAGCTATGGTAAGGATCAGGTATCCAGGAAGACTAACGATATATGTGCTTAACGATAATTCAAGTGATGACACCGCAGATATCGCTGATGACTTTGAACAAACCTATCAGCGTGTTCGTCATATTCGCGTACCTGCAGGAGAGCCTAAAGGAAAATCTCGTGTACTAAATCATGGCCTGGAAATCTCCGATGGAACCTATTTTTGTGTTTACGATGCAGATAACCAACCAGAACCTGATGCTCTAATCCAACTGGTTGAAATGGCAGAAAATTATCCGAATGCAGGCGGTGCTGTCGGACATGTTCGAACGATGAACGAAGAGAAAAATTTGCTAACCCGGATGATTTCCATAGAGTTTCAAGTGTTTCAGCTGTTAATGCAAGCCGGAAGATGGCAGCTTTTTAAAACAGGCTCTTTGACGGGGACGAATATGCTTGTAAAAAGATCAGTCATTGAAGATCTTGGAGGCTATGATCCATACGCAATTGCAGAAGATGCGGAACTAACATTACGGATAACAAGACAAGGAATGTTCTTGCCAATTGTGCCACATTCCATTACCTGGGAGCAGGAACCGGAAACGATGCCTGTTTATATTAAACAACGGACCAGGTGGCTGCTTGGAAATCTTTATATTGTAGAAAAAACATTGCTGGAGCCGGGATACTTTAAAGGGAAGCTGCTCGTTCATTCTCTGCATCAATTAATGGTCTACGTTATTTTCTGGATATTTTTAGTTATTTCTTATATTTGGTTTGTTCTCGGTGTATTTGGCTATTTTCATGTGATTATTACCATTCCTCTTATGGTTATTTGGTACATCGCTTATGTTGTGTATACCATTCAACTGCTGAGTGCTCAATCAGCGGAAAATACCTTTACACCACAAAACATTCTGGTCAGTTTTATCATGTACTTTACGTATGCTCAGTTATTTTCTTACCTGTTCGTAAAAAGTACGTTTATGTATATGAAAGCGAAAAGAGAAAAACGGGTTATAGGTTGGGATAAAACAACTCGATTTAAGTAA
- a CDS encoding response regulator transcription factor — protein MNILYVSNTIFPHEIIKVLEENPLVDLVKFTGIKQPNNEELRVFQPKLMLLDMDGLHFQEADKIIQEAKEYWKEIRTFLLIAPFSSDDLHDILLINTDSILVQTNEIAETINEAINTNLPDQFIFPATFTKKLVDLLQEKKEWNMELFQYRLYAHQIELSPRQIEVAYLLKKGLRNKEIAELLRLSEGTVKIHVSQIYQKLKMKGRKRVILFLNEIMIKEREV, from the coding sequence ATGAATATATTGTATGTATCAAATACGATTTTCCCCCATGAAATAATAAAAGTTTTAGAAGAAAACCCACTTGTTGACTTGGTGAAATTTACAGGAATCAAGCAACCAAACAATGAAGAACTGCGTGTTTTTCAACCGAAACTCATGCTTCTAGATATGGATGGTTTGCACTTTCAAGAAGCTGACAAAATAATTCAGGAAGCGAAGGAGTACTGGAAGGAAATACGCACATTCCTTTTAATAGCCCCTTTTTCGTCAGATGATTTGCATGATATCCTGCTCATTAATACAGATAGTATTTTGGTTCAAACGAACGAGATCGCTGAGACAATAAATGAAGCAATCAACACGAACCTGCCTGACCAATTTATTTTTCCAGCTACATTTACGAAGAAGCTGGTAGATCTTCTACAGGAAAAAAAGGAATGGAATATGGAATTATTTCAGTACCGCTTATACGCCCATCAGATTGAATTATCACCAAGACAAATAGAGGTGGCTTATTTGTTGAAAAAAGGACTTCGTAATAAGGAAATAGCTGAACTTCTTCGTTTGTCAGAAGGCACAGTTAAAATCCATGTTAGTCAAATTTATCAAAAGCTAAAGATGAAAGGACGCAAGCGTGTTATTCTTTTTTTAAATGAAATTATGATAAAAGAGAGGGAGGTGTAG
- a CDS encoding EAL domain-containing protein, whose translation MFQTMNGEKDRLDFHHVFQPICALNEFKIYGYEALLRPKNFDNPELHFIDAKKNNYLFELDMTSIYRACLQYKRLSNKEELFVNICPSTIISSRFPEMMNEIIEDTTISPQSTILEISEAEKKEDLGLLTEWVNDLKNRGFAIALDDIGRGDSTLEAIIELDPDILKFDRFFARGIVSFQKKREYMRRIVEIFGKDKLIVLEGIETGEELKAANDVGITHGQGYFLGKPKAF comes from the coding sequence ATGTTTCAAACGATGAATGGGGAGAAGGATAGACTAGATTTCCATCATGTATTTCAACCAATATGCGCGTTAAATGAGTTTAAGATCTACGGGTATGAAGCATTACTTAGACCAAAAAACTTTGATAATCCTGAACTACATTTTATTGACGCAAAAAAGAATAACTATTTGTTTGAGCTTGATATGACTTCCATCTATAGAGCTTGTTTACAATACAAACGGTTATCAAATAAAGAGGAATTGTTCGTAAATATATGCCCATCCACCATTATTTCTTCCAGGTTCCCTGAAATGATGAATGAAATTATCGAAGACACGACTATTTCTCCGCAGAGTACTATATTGGAAATTAGTGAAGCAGAGAAAAAGGAAGATTTGGGTCTTTTAACAGAGTGGGTAAATGACTTGAAAAATCGGGGATTTGCAATCGCATTAGATGATATTGGAAGAGGAGATTCCACATTAGAAGCTATTATTGAATTGGATCCGGATATTCTTAAATTTGATCGTTTCTTTGCTCGTGGTATTGTATCCTTTCAAAAGAAACGGGAATATATGCGAAGAATCGTTGAAATCTTTGGAAAGGATAAATTAATCGTGTTGGAAGGGATTGAGACAGGAGAAGAATTGAAGGCAGCAAACGATGTTGGGATTACCCACGGGCAAGGTTATTTTTTAGGTAAACCAAAAGCATTTTAA
- a CDS encoding DUF5082 family protein, protein MDHSYQILLLTNGIHALNSQITNNNADIAKLKKAQTNIIADQKELGSKKTLVTEPNLSNDTWQGKYATEFLEIREEVGNQFTNILQSQIETLLDNISSKIAVLENSNDQLSSTIISKRNEIRFLQQNDGG, encoded by the coding sequence ATGGATCATTCATATCAGATTCTTTTATTAACTAATGGAATTCATGCTTTAAATAGTCAAATCACCAATAATAATGCTGATATTGCGAAATTAAAAAAAGCACAAACGAATATAATTGCTGATCAAAAAGAACTTGGGTCGAAGAAAACCCTTGTTACTGAACCGAACCTAAGTAATGATACATGGCAGGGTAAATATGCAACAGAGTTTTTGGAAATAAGAGAGGAAGTTGGAAATCAATTTACTAATATTCTACAATCACAAATTGAAACACTTCTTGATAATATCTCTTCTAAAATAGCTGTATTAGAAAATTCTAATGACCAATTAAGTAGTACAATCATATCTAAAAGAAACGAGATACGTTTTCTACAACAAAATGATGGAGGTTAG
- a CDS encoding SDR family oxidoreductase has protein sequence MDLQLKGKSVIVTAGSKGLGKAMAKQFASEGAHVVIASRNEENLKRAITEINSETGNSHVNYVICDLTKPEDIKNLVLRVEELHGSIDVLVNNTGGPPAGDFDSMTDEDWQYAFELNVLSFVRTIRAVLPIMRKNRTGRIVNIASSSIKQPIDNLILSNTFRPGIAGLSKSLSQELGQDNILINTIGPGRIATDRVAHLDQLIAEKTGKSYEEVRSGAEQAIPLGRLGTPEEFAKMAIFLCSGANTYITGQSFLVDGGMIKTI, from the coding sequence ATGGATTTACAGCTTAAAGGAAAATCTGTCATTGTAACTGCAGGAAGTAAAGGACTTGGAAAAGCAATGGCTAAGCAATTTGCTTCAGAAGGTGCGCACGTTGTGATCGCCAGCCGTAATGAGGAAAATTTAAAAAGAGCCATAACTGAAATCAATTCGGAGACAGGGAATTCCCATGTTAATTATGTTATTTGTGATCTAACCAAGCCGGAAGACATAAAAAATCTTGTTTTGAGAGTAGAAGAACTTCATGGTAGCATTGATGTTTTAGTAAATAATACCGGAGGGCCGCCTGCTGGAGATTTTGATAGTATGACTGATGAAGATTGGCAATACGCTTTTGAGCTGAACGTTCTTAGTTTTGTGCGAACGATTCGGGCGGTACTTCCAATCATGCGAAAGAATAGGACAGGGCGTATTGTTAATATTGCCTCCTCCTCTATAAAGCAGCCTATTGATAACCTCATTCTTTCAAACACGTTTCGTCCAGGGATTGCAGGACTGTCCAAAAGCTTGTCACAGGAATTGGGACAGGATAATATTTTAATAAATACAATTGGTCCTGGCAGAATAGCTACTGACAGAGTAGCACACTTAGATCAATTGATTGCAGAAAAAACAGGGAAAAGCTATGAAGAAGTTCGAAGTGGGGCTGAACAGGCGATACCTTTAGGCCGATTAGGTACGCCAGAGGAATTTGCCAAAATGGCTATTTTCCTTTGTTCCGGTGCAAATACGTACATTACCGGTCAGTCCTTTCTGGTTGATGGCGGAATGATTAAAACAATTTAA
- a CDS encoding T7SS effector LXG polymorphic toxin, whose translation MKAIKISEVKDGLNQLIQNKETEKEQILALRDAINSFINLDSALEGEGGDAIRDHFVTLHLNAVILFNLFLEEYISALKEIKNSVDAFENNDAFIQTEFIETTVKTKLNQLEDMSSTLIESINNEYNLVSDIAGAGSVSSYFFNQEIANAREKCDSTVNKLGTLDEVNTASLENSEESINEVAKFTSKIKTWTNSGVFLTDKQLKEIETYYSESDMIEKMIENATKLSIEQGDSTIQGEVANWIGSMGNASKAYGVAKGAIAFQIMNSNMLEMTKDGKGNFVVTASSKWKKVNGKYGSKLAENIHKLLKQGDPASANPLRKYLSKYNNAPSGVLKQLIGMKPGTTKLSFGKVANNYSNVLVLDKNSLKDYSMKVDWKKTAEQVTDASKAKNLLKRVPYVGMALSIGFNTTEFIKDENKNLSGSEKTGRFVAGLGLDIGAAGLTTTGALIGTAIAPGIGTIVGGAVGAGISIVGSILIEENIKEVGEEVGGWIGDRYQDSKEAVINTTKKLTEEVGDFISDSTKFLSGIFN comes from the coding sequence ATGAAGGCGATTAAAATATCCGAAGTAAAGGATGGATTGAATCAGCTCATTCAAAATAAAGAAACCGAAAAAGAGCAAATACTTGCTTTAAGGGATGCAATTAACAGTTTTATAAATTTGGATAGTGCTTTAGAAGGTGAAGGCGGAGATGCCATAAGAGATCACTTTGTAACATTGCATCTGAATGCAGTAATTCTATTCAATCTATTTCTTGAAGAATATATAAGTGCGTTAAAAGAGATTAAAAATTCAGTGGATGCTTTTGAAAATAATGACGCATTTATTCAAACTGAATTTATTGAAACAACAGTTAAAACGAAATTAAACCAGTTAGAGGATATGTCTAGTACACTTATTGAAAGTATTAATAATGAGTATAATCTAGTTAGCGACATTGCAGGTGCTGGATCTGTATCTTCTTATTTTTTCAATCAAGAGATAGCCAATGCTAGAGAGAAGTGTGATAGTACCGTAAACAAGTTGGGGACACTTGATGAAGTAAATACCGCAAGTCTCGAAAATTCGGAGGAGTCTATAAATGAAGTTGCAAAGTTTACCAGCAAAATAAAGACCTGGACGAATAGTGGCGTATTTTTGACTGATAAACAACTAAAGGAAATAGAAACCTATTATTCTGAATCGGATATGATTGAGAAGATGATAGAAAATGCTACAAAACTTTCCATTGAGCAAGGAGACAGCACGATACAAGGTGAAGTTGCTAATTGGATAGGTAGTATGGGTAATGCTTCTAAGGCATACGGAGTCGCAAAAGGAGCTATCGCTTTTCAAATTATGAATAGTAACATGCTTGAAATGACGAAAGATGGAAAAGGTAATTTTGTTGTTACCGCTTCTTCAAAATGGAAAAAGGTAAATGGTAAATATGGCTCAAAGTTAGCAGAAAATATTCATAAACTATTAAAACAAGGTGACCCTGCTTCGGCCAACCCTTTAAGGAAATACCTATCCAAGTATAACAACGCCCCCAGTGGTGTTCTTAAACAACTAATTGGAATGAAACCAGGCACAACAAAACTCAGTTTTGGAAAAGTTGCCAACAATTATTCTAATGTTCTTGTGCTCGATAAAAATAGCTTAAAGGACTATAGTATGAAAGTAGATTGGAAGAAGACTGCAGAACAAGTAACCGATGCTAGTAAAGCTAAGAATTTATTAAAGAGAGTTCCTTATGTAGGAATGGCTTTATCTATCGGCTTTAATACTACCGAGTTTATTAAAGATGAAAACAAAAACCTTTCAGGCTCAGAAAAGACTGGTAGATTTGTAGCAGGTCTTGGTTTGGATATAGGTGCTGCCGGCCTTACAACGACCGGGGCCCTTATTGGTACTGCTATCGCTCCAGGTATAGGCACTATAGTTGGTGGAGCTGTTGGTGCTGGGATAAGTATAGTAGGGTCAATTTTAATAGAAGAAAATATAAAAGAAGTAGGAGAGGAAGTTGGTGGATGGATTGGTGATCGCTACCAAGATAGTAAAGAAGCGGTTATTAATACCACAAAAAAGTTGACAGAAGAAGTAGGAGACTTTATTTCTGATTCAACAAAATTTCTGTCTGGCATTTTTAATTGA
- a CDS encoding YbgA family protein: protein MSSRAVTEKLWSQEKYRVMFHSQRYYNHIREALKQDSSLEEIKRLIDEAIHVQPTKGSVINTYQHMWGYFKKYATREEKIAFQEKLEQFQNEVSDKQELVMFIRLLAEKYQVDYLLNSTLLN, encoded by the coding sequence ATGTCCAGTAGAGCTGTCACAGAAAAATTATGGAGCCAGGAGAAATATCGCGTTATGTTCCATAGCCAACGGTATTATAATCATATTAGGGAGGCGCTCAAACAAGATTCCTCCCTTGAAGAAATTAAAAGATTAATAGATGAAGCTATTCACGTCCAGCCAACTAAGGGATCTGTAATTAATACGTATCAGCATATGTGGGGATATTTTAAAAAATATGCTACAAGGGAAGAAAAAATTGCTTTTCAAGAAAAGCTTGAACAATTTCAGAATGAAGTGTCGGATAAGCAGGAACTAGTCATGTTTATCAGATTGCTCGCTGAGAAGTATCAAGTAGATTATTTGCTGAATAGTACCTTGCTAAATTAG
- a CDS encoding SH3 domain-containing protein, translating to MSNKQKGFIFGAIAIIVTAFILFLAITQNEPTSPAEAKQNEDESEKASPVSDPAEQDKSKMEIANKEKDKNEEKTKEESKEKEIPAEPKKDATKKKKSEEENISFEKKYITVASLNLRSDPNAQSDVLGVLMLNEEIQAAETTLDNGWVKVKTKSGKQ from the coding sequence ATGTCGAACAAGCAAAAAGGCTTTATTTTTGGAGCTATTGCCATTATTGTAACTGCATTTATATTGTTTTTAGCAATTACTCAAAATGAGCCAACTTCACCTGCAGAAGCTAAACAGAATGAGGATGAGTCTGAAAAGGCAAGTCCTGTCTCTGATCCGGCTGAACAGGATAAATCCAAAATGGAAATAGCGAATAAAGAAAAAGACAAAAATGAAGAGAAAACAAAGGAAGAAAGCAAGGAAAAAGAAATACCTGCAGAACCGAAAAAAGATGCTACAAAGAAAAAGAAGAGTGAAGAGGAAAACATATCTTTTGAAAAGAAATACATAACGGTTGCATCTTTAAATTTACGATCTGATCCAAATGCGCAATCTGACGTGTTGGGTGTTCTCATGCTAAATGAAGAAATTCAAGCAGCAGAAACAACTCTAGACAACGGCTGGGTAAAAGTAAAAACAAAATCTGGTAAACAGTAA
- a CDS encoding YwqI/YxiC family protein: MPEIKVNQSVVSPVLQRLNERTQELDTTNPQPEFSQSTVNFIDKIQSVEESYYAAIKQYKSALLHVEKDIESSIQTYVEKDEQLAGQMGPQRID; this comes from the coding sequence ATGCCAGAAATTAAAGTGAACCAATCAGTCGTTTCCCCTGTATTGCAACGATTAAATGAGCGTACACAGGAATTGGATACGACTAACCCACAACCAGAATTCTCCCAATCAACTGTAAACTTCATAGATAAAATCCAATCAGTCGAAGAAAGTTATTACGCAGCAATAAAGCAATATAAATCTGCCTTACTTCATGTGGAAAAAGATATAGAGTCGAGTATTCAAACATATGTAGAGAAGGATGAACAATTAGCAGGTCAAATGGGGCCACAGAGAATAGATTAA
- a CDS encoding cupin domain-containing protein, translated as MNKREAAYYISKLGLEAHPEGGYYKSTYESEEAISDKELTVNFEEQRKLYTSIYFLLTSEDVSHFHRLKSDELWYFHAGSPLTIHMIKRDGQYEEVKLGLNLEDGEIPQVVVPKGTIFGSSVMEKHTYSLVGCMVSPGFDFQDFELFTQEQLLSNYPQHKEIIKKLAYEHIPE; from the coding sequence ATGAATAAACGAGAAGCTGCGTATTACATTTCCAAGCTTGGCCTGGAAGCCCATCCTGAAGGAGGATATTATAAAAGCACCTATGAGTCGGAGGAGGCGATTTCCGATAAGGAACTAACCGTTAACTTTGAAGAACAACGTAAACTGTATACGAGCATTTATTTTCTGCTTACCTCTGAAGATGTGTCCCATTTTCATCGGTTGAAGTCTGATGAGTTGTGGTATTTTCATGCAGGTAGTCCCTTAACCATTCATATGATTAAGCGAGATGGGCAATATGAGGAGGTAAAGCTTGGGTTAAATCTTGAAGATGGTGAAATTCCACAAGTGGTAGTTCCTAAAGGCACTATTTTTGGTTCGTCTGTTATGGAGAAGCATACTTATTCACTTGTTGGTTGTATGGTGTCACCTGGATTTGATTTTCAGGATTTTGAGTTATTTACTCAGGAACAATTGTTATCCAATTATCCTCAGCATAAAGAAATTATTAAAAAGTTGGCATATGAGCATATACCGGAATAA
- a CDS encoding DUF443 family protein: MRGDIKGVYKNPRYRILSMNNSSYIIDVGHSLWKILFPFVYWFLPHTAYKIEDYQIVEKLISPSVKPSNTRPIFGTGISILIASLITPFINFFDIPTSLTFNISVIVFLLIVSFIFLSYLNKMFQRHLNSKVNINEFQKSKLLVRPKSLKYIIKFLFSYFFILLFIVMGSSIYLIHGNALVLVITLFLLAFLFLISLLAIPVGKVISHSIHKEN, encoded by the coding sequence ATGCGCGGTGATATAAAAGGAGTATACAAAAATCCAAGATACCGGATTTTGAGCATGAACAATAGTAGTTATATTATCGATGTTGGACACTCATTATGGAAAATTTTATTTCCGTTTGTATATTGGTTTCTGCCTCATACGGCATATAAAATTGAAGATTATCAAATTGTTGAAAAACTAATTAGCCCATCTGTTAAACCGAGCAATACGCGACCTATATTCGGAACTGGAATATCTATTTTGATTGCTAGCTTAATCACTCCCTTTATCAACTTTTTTGATATACCTACATCTTTGACGTTTAATATTTCAGTCATTGTATTCCTGTTGATTGTTAGTTTTATTTTTTTATCTTATTTGAACAAGATGTTCCAGCGTCATTTAAACTCGAAAGTAAATATAAACGAATTTCAAAAGAGCAAACTATTAGTAAGGCCGAAGTCTTTAAAATATATAATTAAATTCCTATTCAGTTATTTTTTTATTTTATTGTTTATCGTAATGGGGAGCTCGATCTATTTGATCCACGGAAATGCATTGGTGTTGGTAATTACTTTATTTTTGTTAGCCTTTTTATTTTTAATAAGCTTATTAGCTATTCCTGTAGGAAAAGTAATCTCACATTCAATACACAAGGAGAATTAA
- a CDS encoding DUF443 family protein, which produces MFHRQKKGNAQTVNCEVEFVNKNMRYNLLTINGETYIFDKDRSFWVFFFPFAIWLTSHYVFRIDDKSKIDQLKNPKDSQSKSRLFSFLGVGVSILLANLLRPLMDYFNIQITPLFTYSILLFAFFIIISIRKYLGKINKKSLCNITEIENIKMEKIRIRPKSIKHFLKFIFGYLFILAFNILSVALFIEFGNIMVLLFFMIFALVLFIFNIATVVPGRTKVKFLNDY; this is translated from the coding sequence ATGTTTCATAGACAAAAGAAGGGTAATGCACAAACCGTGAATTGTGAGGTTGAATTTGTAAATAAAAATATGAGATATAATTTGCTTACAATTAATGGGGAAACATACATTTTTGATAAAGATCGTTCTTTCTGGGTGTTTTTCTTTCCATTTGCTATTTGGTTGACCTCACACTATGTTTTTAGAATAGACGACAAAAGTAAAATAGATCAACTTAAAAATCCTAAAGATTCTCAATCTAAATCAAGGTTATTTAGTTTTCTTGGAGTTGGCGTATCCATACTTCTGGCTAATTTACTAAGACCACTAATGGACTATTTTAATATACAAATAACACCACTGTTTACTTATTCAATTCTTTTATTTGCTTTTTTTATAATCATTTCAATTAGAAAGTATTTAGGTAAAATAAACAAAAAAAGTTTATGCAATATAACTGAGATAGAGAATATAAAAATGGAAAAAATTAGAATTAGACCAAAGTCTATTAAACATTTTCTTAAGTTTATATTTGGCTACTTATTTATTTTAGCGTTCAATATTCTTAGTGTTGCACTGTTTATTGAATTTGGAAATATAATGGTATTGTTGTTTTTTATGATCTTTGCACTCGTTCTATTCATTTTTAATATTGCTACCGTCGTACCCGGGAGAACGAAGGTTAAATTTTTAAATGATTACTAG
- a CDS encoding YjfB family protein, translated as MDVALMSMALSQGKVQQQASLSVMKMAMGDAKQEGAAMRELLGTTDASTIQRAAQPHIGGNVDIKG; from the coding sequence ATGGATGTTGCGTTAATGTCGATGGCTCTTAGTCAAGGTAAAGTACAACAACAAGCCTCTTTGTCTGTAATGAAAATGGCTATGGGAGATGCAAAGCAAGAGGGAGCAGCAATGCGAGAATTACTTGGTACAACAGATGCATCAACCATTCAACGTGCTGCTCAGCCGCATATAGGTGGTAATGTAGATATAAAAGGATAG
- a CDS encoding YitT family protein: MGNIFRDIIFITLGALAYALSVTFLIIPNNLGDGGLTGISVILHYAFGWSPGIVNFILATIVILIGYRVLPRRNIFLTVLAAPLISLFIFITENNIEPLGDPLVSAIFAGFFGGIGTGLIFRTGSSMGGTSVIARMFHHTLGWDLTRTNFAFDAVVVLSGLFIIGTLNTMYTIILLFIGKKASDLIIEGLDPRKAVSVISTQAPEITDEVIRQMDTSATVFKGYGGYLKKEADMSYIIINKYQLMKLKRIIHSVDDKAFVVIHDVRDVFGGSFSWGKK, from the coding sequence ATGGGAAATATATTTAGAGATATTATATTTATTACGCTTGGAGCACTGGCTTATGCGTTATCCGTCACGTTTTTAATTATCCCAAATAATCTTGGTGACGGGGGCCTAACCGGTATATCAGTTATCCTCCACTATGCGTTTGGATGGTCCCCAGGTATCGTAAATTTCATATTAGCTACAATCGTTATTTTAATTGGTTACCGTGTGCTGCCAAGACGTAATATTTTTTTAACTGTACTTGCTGCACCTCTTATATCTTTATTTATTTTTATTACGGAAAACAACATCGAGCCATTAGGTGATCCACTTGTTTCTGCAATCTTCGCCGGGTTTTTCGGTGGGATAGGTACAGGGCTTATTTTTCGAACAGGTAGTTCTATGGGTGGGACAAGTGTCATTGCACGTATGTTCCATCACACGCTTGGTTGGGATTTAACAAGAACAAATTTTGCATTTGATGCAGTTGTTGTATTATCAGGACTGTTTATTATCGGAACTCTAAATACAATGTATACGATCATTCTTTTATTTATTGGAAAGAAAGCATCTGATCTCATAATTGAAGGGCTTGATCCACGAAAGGCTGTCAGTGTCATTTCGACACAAGCCCCTGAAATTACGGATGAAGTCATTCGTCAGATGGATACGAGTGCAACAGTATTTAAAGGGTATGGGGGATATTTAAAAAAAGAAGCAGATATGTCTTATATTATTATTAATAAATACCAGCTGATGAAGTTAAAGCGAATCATTCATTCCGTTGATGATAAAGCCTTTGTTGTTATCCACGATGTCCGTGACGTATTTGGCGGAAGCTTCTCATGGGGGAAAAAGTAA
- a CDS encoding L,D-transpeptidase, which yields MKEKTTEKSTNSKNSQAQKQTSTSNEKAPTKKEQEKPVKTTPTNDAEKLSSVGNNNQLILVTTNGYGTSSAKVQTFERGSSGDWQRVMQTNGFIGKNGFAGSKVEGDGKSPTGKYSIGTAFGRAGNPGTKLPFRSISSDDVWVDDPNSSLYNSWQSRKATEGQWNSAENMDIALYTYGFVINYNTARTPGKGSAIFFHVANGHTLGCTGVSQSHMISILKWINPAKNPVIIQTPESKLSNY from the coding sequence ATGAAAGAAAAAACAACCGAAAAATCAACGAACAGCAAAAATTCACAGGCTCAAAAGCAAACGAGTACATCAAACGAAAAAGCACCTACAAAAAAAGAGCAAGAAAAGCCAGTGAAAACAACTCCAACAAATGATGCTGAAAAACTGAGCTCAGTTGGCAATAATAATCAATTAATCTTAGTTACAACAAATGGGTATGGCACAAGTTCAGCAAAAGTACAGACATTTGAGCGTGGGTCCTCTGGAGATTGGCAGAGAGTTATGCAAACAAATGGCTTTATTGGTAAAAACGGCTTCGCAGGAAGCAAAGTGGAGGGCGATGGAAAAAGCCCTACAGGAAAATACAGCATAGGCACTGCATTTGGCAGAGCTGGAAACCCCGGAACGAAGCTTCCTTTTCGAAGCATAAGTTCCGATGATGTGTGGGTAGACGATCCCAACTCAAGTCTTTATAATTCCTGGCAATCCAGAAAGGCAACAGAAGGGCAATGGAATAGTGCAGAAAATATGGATATTGCTCTCTATACGTATGGGTTTGTAATCAACTATAATACGGCTCGCACACCAGGAAAAGGAAGTGCTATTTTCTTTCACGTAGCGAACGGACATACACTCGGCTGCACAGGAGTTTCGCAGTCTCATATGATCTCCATTTTAAAGTGGATCAATCCAGCCAAAAATCCTGTGATTATCCAGACACCTGAGAGTAAGCTATCCAATTATTAA